The following are from one region of the Magallana gigas chromosome 4, xbMagGiga1.1, whole genome shotgun sequence genome:
- the LOC105327830 gene encoding protein RD3: MDPIKSIWKSFISESHRPPEKDTKVVVVDTIIHELEYHIKELERIAHDKEIDDRRRNTGVDYSWLISTAPKGFEIPQLQRLELEELCYKIKPEECSRILSLFRDSLFNDPLPSHLPRIMRSCIIQVIEQRPKEETLTEWVSKRTLSLTRIRPNPKVSPSQLGDPEVPSHEETRRCYSTPALQSTTAPEFCHHGHPGINSLPV; this comes from the coding sequence ATGGACCCTATCAAATCTATATGGAAGTCCTTCATATCAGAGAGCCACCGCCCTCCAGAGAAAGATACCAAAGTGGTGGTAGTCGACACCATTATCCATGAACTGGAGTACCACATTAAAGAACTAGAACGCATTGCTCATGACAAGGAAATTGACGACAGACGTCGCAACACTGGGGTTGACTACAGTTGGTTAATCAGCACTGCTCCAAAAGGCTTCGAAATCCCACAGCTTCAGAGACTTGAGTTAGAAGAACTGTGCTACAAAATAAAACCTGAGGAATGCAGCAGAATCCTGTCGCTGTTTAGAGATTCACTTTTTAATGACCCCTTACCGTCCCATCTACCTCGAATCATGAGGTCATGTATAATACAGGTGATAGAGCAAAGACCGAAAGAAGAAACGCTCACTGAATGGGTCTCAAAACGCACCCTCAGTCTCACAAGAATCCGTCCAAATCCTAAAGTCTCCCCCTCTCAGTTGGGAGACCCAGAGGTTCCAAGCCATGAAGAAACTAGGAGATGTTACAGCACACCTGCATTACAATCAACAACAGCCCCAGAGTTCTGTCATCATGGTCATCCAGGAATCAACAGTCTGCCTGTTTAA
- the LOC105327829 gene encoding protein BRICK1 has product MSTTMSHHPHNQGHIQSHQRPIQQDWANREYIEVITGSIKKISDFLNSFDTSCRSRLATLNEKLTHLERRVEYIEARVTKGETLT; this is encoded by the exons ATGTCAACAACAATGTCGCACCATCCTCATAACCAGGGTCATATTCAGAGCCACCAAAGACCAATCCAACAGGATTGGGCCAATCGAGAGTACATAGAGGTCATCACTGGAAGCATCAAGAAGATTTCCGACTTCCTCAACTCCTTTG ATACATCCTGCAGGTCAAGACTTGCAACACTAAATGAAAAGCTGACCCATTTAGAGAGAAGAGTGGAATATATCGAGGCCAGG GTCACAAAGGGCGAAACACTGACCTAA